A stretch of DNA from Lysinibacillus sp. B2A1:
TAAAAATACAACTTGAAGTGGTTGTTCGATTATCACATTTTTTGGTACATAGACAAACACACCACCATTTACAAGTGCCGCATGAAGCGCTGTTAATTTATGCTCATCTACTTTTACTGCTTCTGTCATGAAATATTTTTGAACAAGTTCTCCATGCTCACGAACAGCTGTTAACATATCTGTAAAAATAACACCCTTATCAGCTAATTCTTGTGATGTTTTAATATATGCTGGCGTGTTATTACGTTGAATATAAAGATTTTCTTGAGCTTCCAGATCAATTAAGCCTCTTGCTTCTTCTGGTAGTGCATCAAGTGAAGTAAATTCTTCACTGACAACTGAGTGAGCTGGGAAATTCACAAAATCCCATTTTGTAATATTCGTTCTATCTGGTTTTGGCAAATCTAAACCAGTTACTTTGTCTAGTGCTGCCGTACGAAGCTCTGTAAACCAAGTTGGCTCACCATTTGCTTCTGAGAACGAGCGCACGTCCTGTACTGTTACAGGCAAGTTAAGTTCCACTGTCATGCTAGTTCGTCCTCCCTCTTATGCTTCTTGTTCTTCTGTTTCTTCTTCGATACCTAATTCTTTTTTAATCCAGTCATAACCTTCTGCCTCTAAGCGTTGTGCAAGCTCAGCACCACCTGATTTGACAACACGTCCTTGCATCATTACGTGTACATGGTCTGGCGTAATGTAGTTAAGTAGACGTTGGTAGTGTGTAATCATTAAGCAGCCAAAGCCTTCTCCGCGCATTGCGTTGATGCCTTTTGATACTACTTTCAGCGCATCGATATCAAGACCAGAATCAATTTCGTCTAAAATCGCAATTGTTGGTTTAATCATCATCAATTGAAGAATCTCATTACGTTTTTTCTCACCGCCAGAGAAACCTTCATTTAAATAACGTTGAGCCATATCTTCATTCATTTCAAGGAATTCCATGTTTTTATCTAATTCACGAATAAATTTCATTAATGAAATTTCATCGCCTTCTTCACGACGTGCATTAATAGCTGAACGTAAGAAATCAGCATTTGTTACACCCGCAATTTCAGATGGATATTGCATAGCTAGGAATAAACCAGCTTTAGCACGCTCGTCTACTTCCATTTCAAGCACATCTTCTCCATCAAGTTCAACAGTACCTGAAGTTACTTCATATTTAGGATGCCCCATGATAGCAGAAGCTAGTGTCGATTTACCAGTTCCGTTAGGTCCCATGATTGCGTGAATTTCATTTGTATTGATTGTAAGGTTTACACCTTTTAAAATCTCTTTCCCGTCGATTTCAACGTGAAGATCTTTAATAACTAAAGTTGACATGAAAATACCTCCATAGTGTGTTCAGTGAATGGGGAACCATTCCTTAATTATCATCATTCTAATCTTAACTGAAAATCGTTCTCTATGCAAACCATTTCAATTTCTTTCACTTTTCTCTGTTAAAATCCTTAAAAACAAGGATTTTGTAAGCATTTTCAAATTATTGCTAACCGTTATTGACAATGAGAATCAACTTTCTTCATTTTCAATGAATTAACTCTAATTGAGAATTAATTTCATCTAGCAACATAGTGAAAACCTCGCAGAAAGCGTTAATTGTAGCGGTTTTGTGACAAATTTGCATAAACAACAATATCTATACTATAACCTTTTTCTTTAGAATGGAATCAATTAAAGGAAACAAATTACTAGAAACTAATATCAGTAATTTTACAAATTATAAAGAAGAGATATCCAACATAATAAATGTCGAATATCTCTTCAAAAACAATGTGTTCTATACCTTTATGATATTTTATAATTATAGGCCCATAAATATCCCTTTGATTCAAGCAAAAATGCATCTTGATCAGATTCATATTGAATTTCAACAGACTCATTTGTTCTTAACTCATACCCATCATTTACCCGCTCTATTTGAATCGGGACACTCAATTCGTTAAAAAGCTGACGAAGTCGATAAATTGTATTATAAAGATTTGCTATTGCCTTTTTTTCATCAAGATTTGGCCAAATATCATCTAAAATTCGGTATTTAGAAACTACTTTGCCTTCATTTATCAGCAAGTAATAAAAGAGCTCCTCTGTCACCCTTGTTCGCCATTTTATAGCCTTTCCGTTCATGCGTGTTCCAACATCTCCACTTAGTCTTACTTCTAGCTTTGTCAAAACTTGCTGATGCTGCCTACCATAGTATTTGGCAAGTCTTTCATCTAGCCGTAATACTGTATTTGGCGTTATTGGTTTTAAAATATAATCTAACGCTTGAACTCGAAAAGCATCTACTGCATATTTTGTGTACGCAGTCGAAAATATTATCGGAACATCAATGCCTTCTTCTACCAAATTAGACGCAAGTTCAAGACCATTCATTTTAGGCATTTCGATGTCTAAAAGAATGGCATCGCAGGTGATTGCTGCAATTTCTTTTGCCGCTTCAATTGAAGAGGTAAAGGAAGCAATTACTTCAAATAAACTATCTTTCTCTAGTAAACGTTTATGCAATTCTAAAATAGGCTGCTCATCCTCTACCATAATAATTCTCCACATTTTCATGCTCCTTTAACGGTTGTCTTAATGTCATTGTCGTGCCAGCATTTAGAGAAGATGCAATGGTAAGAGTAGCTTTTGGTATTTCCTTTACACGACGTAATACATTCGTAAATCCAATGCCACTGGAGTTCAAATTTTCACCCTTACTCAAGGCTGCCACTTGTTCCTCAGTCATACCAACCCCATCATCAATTACTTGAATTTGAAGAATAGCCTCTTCTTGCTGAATCTGGATTGTGACTGACCCATTTCCCTCTTTTTCAAAAATACCATGGCGAATTGCATTTTCTACAAGCGGTTGAATAAGTAAACTTGGGATCTCTACTTTCGTTGTATCTATTGTCTCATCGATATGAAACGAAACACTTAGTCTACTACCAAAGCGGGCCTGCTCAATTTCTACATAAGCTCGAATAATTTCCAATTCTTGCTCCAGGATTGCACTGTGCCCTTCCTTACCTGATTCAAAAATATAGCGCAAATAAGTTGAAAGCATTGTTAATAAATGTCCCGCTCGCTCTCCATCTGTA
This window harbors:
- the sufC gene encoding Fe-S cluster assembly ATPase SufC, whose translation is MFMSTLVIKDLHVEIDGKEILKGVNLTINTNEIHAIMGPNGTGKSTLASAIMGHPKYEVTSGTVELDGEDVLEMEVDERAKAGLFLAMQYPSEIAGVTNADFLRSAINARREEGDEISLMKFIRELDKNMEFLEMNEDMAQRYLNEGFSGGEKKRNEILQLMMIKPTIAILDEIDSGLDIDALKVVSKGINAMRGEGFGCLMITHYQRLLNYITPDHVHVMMQGRVVKSGGAELAQRLEAEGYDWIKKELGIEEETEEQEA
- a CDS encoding response regulator receiver protein, which translates into the protein MWRIIMVEDEQPILELHKRLLEKDSLFEVIASFTSSIEAAKEIAAITCDAILLDIEMPKMNGLELASNLVEEGIDVPIIFSTAYTKYAVDAFRVQALDYILKPITPNTVLRLDERLAKYYGRQHQQVLTKLEVRLSGDVGTRMNGKAIKWRTRVTEELFYYLLINEGKVVSKYRILDDIWPNLDEKKAIANLYNTIYRLRQLFNELSVPIQIERVNDGYELRTNESVEIQYESDQDAFLLESKGYLWAYNYKIS